From Bacteroidota bacterium, one genomic window encodes:
- a CDS encoding response regulator transcription factor, translating into MKAIIEKIKIGLTEDNRVNRNTFMDKVGQYPELDVIVTATNGHDFLEQLKKLESSLLPKVVFMDIQMPEMNGIDTIKIAKSIYPEIHFIVLTVFEDNENIFEAIRAGASGYLLKHENYFTIREAIEEVLEYGGAPMSPAIARKTLRLLGEKRNEVVTTEKSEIENLLTDREYEMLQHMINGYDAKRIGEITGISALTVRKHIANIYNKLHVNSKAQIISMAHKNNWVRPI; encoded by the coding sequence GTGAAAGCAATCATTGAGAAAATAAAAATCGGTCTGACTGAAGACAATAGAGTCAACAGGAACACCTTTATGGATAAGGTCGGACAATATCCCGAACTCGACGTGATCGTGACTGCAACGAATGGACATGATTTTCTGGAACAATTAAAAAAACTTGAAAGCAGTTTATTGCCAAAAGTTGTTTTTATGGACATACAAATGCCGGAAATGAACGGCATTGATACAATTAAGATTGCAAAGTCTATCTATCCGGAAATACATTTTATTGTGTTGACAGTTTTTGAAGACAATGAAAATATCTTCGAAGCAATAAGAGCCGGAGCTTCAGGATATCTCTTAAAACATGAAAACTATTTTACTATCAGAGAAGCTATTGAAGAAGTGTTAGAGTATGGCGGCGCTCCAATGAGTCCAGCAATTGCACGGAAGACACTTCGTTTGTTAGGAGAAAAGAGAAACGAAGTTGTTACGACAGAAAAATCCGAGATTGAAAATCTTCTTACAGACCGAGAGTACGAGATGCTCCAGCACATGATCAACGGGTATGATGCAAAAAGAATTGGCGAGATAACCGGAATCAGTGCATTGACAGTGAGAAAACATATTGCAAATATTTATAACAAACTTCACGTCAATTCTAAAGCGCAGATAATTTCAATGGCACACAAGAATAATTGGGTTCGGCCCATCTAA
- a CDS encoding alginate lyase family protein produces the protein MPSNCSSSVYKTGKFSFLNKEKNFSSTVDWNFNEFGQLWNIRLNSLEYLSHLDTSVDDGLYLIRDFIKEIKKNRTRYDSHCASLRIINIIKFCSRHSIDLPEINAFVFSQALYVRKNSEIHLRNNHLLENGFALLFASHFFEHEKLFHFSSKILLNSLEKQILPDGAHFELCPMYHLWTTNRLLECLQILKKSNFNVKPVLAIVEEKVSVMLGWIKHMQFGNGSLPAVNDSCEGYGPGINAILKIANDIGVKASGHALKESGFRKFRNRNFEMLVDVNGLTPPEAPGHSHADTFHFILHVFGDPFIIDTGVSTYEPSKLRIHERSTLAHNTVVVNEQNQSEIYGSFRAGRRAKVNLIKQTPNELEASHNGYQHIGVRHTRKILFEQDRIVITDKITGKLPLNAVLICTLIRKTD, from the coding sequence TTGCCTTCAAATTGTAGTAGTTCTGTCTATAAAACCGGGAAGTTTTCATTTCTGAATAAAGAGAAAAATTTTTCTTCAACTGTTGACTGGAATTTTAACGAGTTCGGTCAACTATGGAATATCAGGCTGAACTCCCTTGAGTATCTTAGTCACCTCGATACTTCTGTGGATGATGGACTATATCTGATCCGTGATTTTATTAAAGAAATAAAAAAGAACAGGACCCGATATGATTCGCATTGTGCTTCTCTTCGAATAATTAATATCATTAAATTTTGTTCACGTCACAGTATTGATCTCCCGGAAATTAATGCATTTGTATTCTCTCAGGCATTGTATGTCAGAAAGAATTCTGAAATTCATTTAAGAAATAATCATTTACTGGAAAATGGATTTGCGCTATTATTTGCTTCGCATTTTTTTGAACATGAAAAGTTATTTCATTTCTCTTCGAAGATCCTTTTGAATTCTCTTGAAAAACAAATTCTACCGGATGGAGCACATTTCGAACTGTGTCCGATGTATCATCTATGGACAACCAACCGATTGCTGGAATGCTTACAAATTCTTAAGAAGTCAAATTTCAATGTCAAACCGGTATTAGCTATAGTAGAAGAAAAAGTTTCTGTTATGCTCGGATGGATCAAACACATGCAATTTGGAAACGGGTCACTCCCTGCAGTGAATGATAGTTGTGAAGGCTATGGGCCCGGAATTAATGCAATCTTGAAAATTGCAAATGATATTGGAGTAAAAGCTTCCGGTCATGCACTCAAAGAAAGTGGATTCAGGAAATTCAGAAACAGAAATTTTGAAATGCTTGTAGATGTGAATGGCCTTACGCCACCCGAAGCTCCCGGCCACTCGCATGCTGACACATTTCATTTTATATTACATGTATTCGGAGATCCATTTATTATCGATACCGGTGTTTCTACGTATGAACCATCAAAACTGAGAATTCATGAAAGATCAACACTTGCGCATAACACAGTCGTAGTGAATGAACAAAATCAAAGTGAGATTTATGGATCATTCAGAGCCGGACGTAGAGCAAAGGTCAACCTTATCAAACAAACACCTAATGAACTTGAAGCTTCTCACAACGGATACCAGCATATTGGAGTCAGACATACGCGGAAAATTTTATTTGAGCAGGATAGAATTGTGATAACTGATAAAATTACAGGCAAGCTTCCTCTAAATGCAGTGCTTATCTGCACATTGATAAGAAAAACAGATTGA
- a CDS encoding undecaprenyl/decaprenyl-phosphate alpha-N-acetylglucosaminyl 1-phosphate transferase gives MFFLICFITAFVIAFGSIPTIIRIAARLQLFDEPNERKLHVRKTPLLGGVAVFAAMIFSFTLGAAPYFEKQHLFIITSLILIFFFGLRDDIAPLAPIKKLSGQLTAAIILILFCKIKLESLHGLFGIHVLNEYASFFLTLLGILFVVNSYNLIDGIDGLASGLGIIATLVFAMLFYIYNDPLMSVLSLSLCGALIGFFPYNFRNARIFLGDTGTMTIGFMLSIFAFRFIELSRSVKIDSWFTYQTAPVVVFAILVIPMIDTLRVFTIRIFKKQSPFVADRNHIHHRLLELGFKPHQVCVLLYLVNTIFILSAWFFRYENPTFVLYSLLVISLILTQLPVLFLLLKKRRQII, from the coding sequence ATGTTTTTTCTGATTTGTTTCATAACTGCTTTTGTGATTGCATTTGGGTCTATTCCAACAATAATCCGGATAGCTGCCCGCCTGCAATTGTTTGATGAGCCGAACGAAAGAAAACTGCATGTTAGAAAAACTCCTTTGCTAGGGGGTGTAGCTGTTTTTGCAGCTATGATATTTTCTTTTACTCTTGGAGCAGCGCCATATTTTGAGAAGCAACACCTGTTTATCATCACATCTCTCATTCTGATTTTCTTCTTTGGATTACGGGATGACATTGCTCCTTTAGCGCCTATAAAAAAACTATCCGGGCAATTAACTGCAGCTATCATTCTGATTTTATTTTGTAAAATCAAGTTGGAATCACTTCATGGTCTGTTCGGAATTCATGTATTAAATGAATACGCTTCTTTTTTTCTTACGCTACTCGGAATTTTATTTGTTGTCAATAGTTATAACCTGATTGATGGTATTGATGGACTTGCATCTGGCCTTGGAATTATTGCAACTCTTGTTTTCGCCATGCTTTTTTATATTTACAATGACCCACTCATGTCGGTTTTATCATTATCACTTTGCGGTGCTTTAATCGGTTTCTTTCCATATAATTTCAGAAATGCCAGAATATTCTTAGGTGATACCGGCACAATGACAATTGGTTTTATGCTTTCCATTTTTGCATTCCGGTTTATTGAATTATCACGTTCTGTGAAAATTGATTCGTGGTTCACTTATCAGACAGCACCGGTTGTAGTATTTGCTATTCTTGTTATTCCGATGATCGATACATTGCGTGTTTTTACGATAAGAATTTTTAAAAAGCAATCTCCTTTTGTTGCAGATAGAAATCATATTCATCATCGATTACTTGAACTTGGATTTAAACCCCATCAAGTTTGTGTTCTGCTTTATCTTGTCAATACAATATTTATTTTGTCAGCATGGTTTTTCCGGTATGAAAATCCAACATTTGTACTATATTCATTATTGGTTATTTCGTTAATATTGACGCAGTTACCTGTTCTTTTTCTGTTGTTAAAAAAGCGCAGGCAAATCATTTAA
- a CDS encoding polysaccharide biosynthesis C-terminal domain-containing protein — translation MILLIGQLINAGTGMVGGLLTMTGHHRMFFSFYAIAIFIQFVLNSILIQYYGITGAAIGSSLGLVFLNITAYMYVRKRLRIKASIF, via the coding sequence TTGATCTTGCTCATCGGACAACTGATCAATGCCGGAACAGGAATGGTTGGCGGCTTACTTACAATGACAGGTCACCACAGAATGTTTTTTTCTTTTTATGCAATTGCAATTTTTATACAGTTTGTACTGAATTCAATTCTGATTCAATATTATGGAATCACCGGTGCAGCAATCGGTAGTTCGCTCGGCCTTGTCTTTTTAAATATTACCGCTTACATGTACGTGAGAAAACGTTTAAGAATTAAAGCGAGTATTTTTTAA
- a CDS encoding O-antigen ligase family protein, whose product MFTHLSPDLKPPVAIDFKSNKADRVLLFILVFSIYFESNLPLIYGASTPFLLFGLTLFYLAITRLKTLIRLFSGKYFIVSISFALLCIFMETLHPFPSYDFITRYVNMIIGMFCIVALCRDRMALDIALFTFILASAAQSFLIITGTAPLMQNINAVGFSDASQARLMAFEEFYLRGNLNDISYFSSIGSIIGIIWAYYEKVKWKKWLLAALTFPSILGVFLPASRTGAVIFFASFLLFLVKSKIKFKKWILAIPALLIILAITVPDMVWVRLASLVRITELQEEDSRTKVYIAVLNNINQYFITGVGSGNYWHGWAVNAGITNRFTTDVAMAAHNAFFQVWIYWGLPALIAFLYLIYTYRNALERDVVGDRRRTCIYIFIMIIPMIFLFYHSFYHKSFSIGLGLLLSARFWNLFDEKQLVS is encoded by the coding sequence TTGTTTACGCACCTTTCACCAGATTTAAAGCCTCCGGTTGCTATTGACTTCAAGTCTAATAAGGCAGACCGCGTTTTGCTTTTTATTCTTGTTTTCAGTATTTATTTCGAATCAAACCTGCCTTTGATATATGGCGCAAGCACTCCTTTTTTGCTATTTGGACTAACATTATTCTATCTGGCAATCACCAGACTAAAAACATTAATAAGATTGTTTTCCGGAAAATATTTTATCGTTTCGATCTCTTTCGCTTTGCTTTGTATTTTCATGGAAACATTACATCCATTTCCCTCATACGATTTCATAACGCGATATGTGAATATGATCATTGGAATGTTTTGTATTGTTGCCTTGTGCAGAGACAGAATGGCTTTAGATATTGCGCTGTTTACTTTTATTTTAGCCAGTGCTGCGCAATCATTCCTCATAATAACAGGAACAGCTCCTTTGATGCAAAACATAAATGCAGTTGGTTTTTCTGATGCCTCTCAGGCCAGACTTATGGCATTCGAAGAATTTTATTTGCGGGGAAATTTAAATGACATTTCATATTTCTCATCCATAGGTTCAATAATTGGAATCATCTGGGCGTATTATGAAAAGGTAAAATGGAAAAAATGGTTGCTTGCAGCTTTAACTTTTCCGTCAATTCTGGGAGTATTTCTTCCTGCATCAAGAACAGGTGCTGTAATATTTTTTGCTTCATTTTTATTGTTTCTTGTTAAGTCAAAGATCAAATTTAAAAAATGGATCCTGGCTATCCCTGCTCTTCTGATCATCCTGGCTATAACTGTACCGGACATGGTTTGGGTACGATTGGCTTCACTAGTAAGAATAACAGAATTGCAGGAAGAAGATTCGAGAACTAAAGTGTACATAGCAGTATTGAATAATATTAATCAGTATTTTATAACCGGGGTTGGTTCAGGAAATTATTGGCACGGTTGGGCAGTAAATGCAGGAATAACAAATCGGTTTACGACGGATGTTGCAATGGCTGCGCATAATGCCTTCTTTCAGGTATGGATCTATTGGGGATTACCCGCATTGATTGCATTCTTGTATCTGATATATACTTATAGAAATGCGTTGGAAAGAGATGTAGTCGGTGATAGACGTAGAACTTGCATTTATATTTTTATCATGATCATTCCTATGATATTTTTATTTTATCATTCTTTTTATCATAAATCTTTCTCTATTGGACTTGGTCTGCTTTTGAGCGCACGTTTCTGGAATTTGTTTGATGAAAAACAATTAGTTTCATGA
- a CDS encoding oligosaccharide flippase family protein yields MQAGQLIEEYKKTGKLDKPVLHALIFRLLGLGLIFVLQIVLARLMGPKNYGDYTVIITALNLLLVVSMFGFDSSILRFLPSALSKGDASLANGFVKFSYRMIMILAIICSLAIFIFLLAKSKKFHIGFSEGLFWAVLLLPFMAFTTQASAVLRSLRMIKLSLLPAYFLFPVLMGVACWYYFSSYNKLPVDAAMLINLGITASICIFINRKAGRVMKEVVETTEVTYKKKLWISVSSVLFMTTLMDLLLKQSDILMVSYFLGNTKAGIYSVAAKLATLASLGLSVADYVIMPKISALYESKQFIKLQKLIRTASFQILSISLPVIIAMAVFGKMILGFLANLMLMHTCHF; encoded by the coding sequence ATGCAAGCCGGACAACTAATTGAAGAATATAAGAAGACAGGTAAACTGGATAAACCGGTTTTGCACGCTCTTATTTTCAGATTGCTCGGATTGGGACTCATCTTTGTTTTGCAAATTGTACTTGCGAGATTAATGGGTCCAAAGAATTATGGAGACTACACAGTAATCATAACAGCACTTAACTTACTGTTGGTTGTAAGTATGTTTGGTTTCGACTCTTCCATACTTCGTTTTCTGCCTTCAGCTTTGAGTAAAGGGGATGCTTCTTTAGCCAATGGTTTTGTGAAATTCTCTTACCGGATGATCATGATACTTGCAATTATTTGCAGTCTTGCGATCTTTATTTTTTTATTGGCAAAGTCTAAAAAGTTTCACATCGGATTCAGCGAGGGATTATTCTGGGCTGTCTTGCTGTTGCCATTCATGGCATTCACAACCCAGGCGAGTGCGGTATTGCGGTCACTGAGAATGATCAAACTTTCTTTGCTTCCGGCATATTTTCTGTTTCCGGTGTTAATGGGGGTTGCTTGCTGGTACTATTTCAGTTCTTATAATAAACTTCCTGTTGATGCAGCCATGCTTATTAATCTGGGTATTACAGCATCTATTTGCATTTTTATAAACAGGAAAGCGGGACGAGTAATGAAAGAGGTTGTTGAAACAACTGAAGTAACTTATAAAAAAAAGTTGTGGATCTCTGTTTCATCAGTTTTGTTCATGACAACATTAATGGATCTGTTGCTTAAGCAGTCAGACATTTTAATGGTCAGTTATTTTTTAGGAAATACAAAAGCCGGAATTTATTCAGTAGCTGCTAAACTTGCAACTCTTGCTTCATTAGGTTTGTCTGTAGCTGATTATGTGATCATGCCAAAGATCTCAGCACTTTATGAATCAAAGCAATTCATTAAATTACAGAAACTGATCAGAACAGCGAGTTTTCAGATCCTTAGTATTTCACTTCCGGTGATCATTGCTATGGCAGTATTTGGAAAAATGATTCTTGGTTTTTTGGCAAACCTTATGCTGATGCATACATGCCACTTTTGA
- the wecB gene encoding UDP-N-acetylglucosamine 2-epimerase (non-hydrolyzing), whose amino-acid sequence MKKSTLLFIFGTRPEAIKLAPLIREFKSRNEFKTLVCVTAQHRQMLDQVLSFFEITPDYDLDIMMPNQTLFDVTANALIKLEPVLSSANPDCVFVQGDTTTAFVGALAAYYKKIKVAHIEAGLRSHDKYSPFPEEMNRTLAGHLADFHFTPTSQAVSHLNKENISDNIYNVGNTVIDALFLGLEQVRKSKMKLEFPFLTNGNRMILITGHRRESFGKPFENICSAISQLASKYPDVEFLYPVHLNPNVQEPVQRMLANKNNVHLIEPLDYPQFIQMIERSTVVLTDSGGLQEEAPSLGKPVLVMRDVTERMEGVTAGTAKLVGTNIDLIVSEMSILLDDKIAYDRMAKAVNPYGDGTSCKQIADIINKLLNNQ is encoded by the coding sequence GTGAAAAAATCCACATTGCTATTTATTTTTGGAACACGTCCGGAAGCAATAAAACTTGCACCGCTGATCAGGGAATTTAAAAGCCGTAATGAATTTAAAACGCTGGTTTGCGTTACAGCTCAGCACAGACAAATGTTGGATCAGGTGCTTTCATTTTTTGAGATCACTCCCGATTACGATCTTGATATCATGATGCCCAATCAAACATTGTTTGATGTTACTGCAAATGCATTGATAAAATTGGAACCTGTACTATCGTCTGCTAATCCTGATTGCGTATTTGTTCAGGGAGATACTACAACTGCATTCGTTGGTGCACTTGCTGCCTACTACAAGAAAATAAAAGTTGCACACATCGAAGCCGGTTTGCGTAGTCACGATAAGTACTCACCATTTCCGGAAGAAATGAACAGAACACTTGCGGGCCATCTGGCAGACTTTCATTTTACACCCACTTCGCAAGCGGTCAGCCATTTGAACAAAGAAAATATTTCAGATAATATTTACAATGTGGGTAATACAGTGATCGATGCACTATTTCTGGGTTTAGAACAAGTACGGAAATCAAAAATGAAACTGGAATTTCCATTTTTAACCAATGGAAATCGCATGATCTTAATAACAGGACATAGACGTGAAAGTTTCGGAAAACCATTTGAAAATATCTGTTCAGCAATTAGTCAGCTTGCTTCAAAGTATCCTGATGTGGAATTTCTATACCCTGTTCATCTGAATCCAAATGTGCAGGAACCTGTACAGAGAATGTTGGCAAATAAAAATAATGTTCACCTTATAGAACCACTCGATTATCCGCAATTCATACAAATGATTGAACGATCAACAGTAGTGTTGACAGATTCCGGTGGACTCCAGGAAGAAGCTCCTTCATTGGGAAAACCTGTATTGGTTATGCGTGATGTGACTGAAAGAATGGAAGGTGTTACAGCGGGAACTGCCAAGTTAGTAGGAACAAACATTGATCTGATTGTATCTGAAATGTCAATTTTACTTGATGATAAAATCGCTTACGATCGGATGGCAAAAGCTGTGAATCCTTATGGAGATGGTACATCTTGTAAACAGATCGCAGACATAATAAATAAGTTGTTAAATAATCAGTAA
- the wecC gene encoding UDP-N-acetyl-D-mannosamine dehydrogenase — protein sequence MQVTIMGLGYIGLPTAALIASKGISVHGVDVNKSVVDTINKGKIHIVEPDLDGLVHFAVLKKYLTASTTVKASDVFLIAVPTPFRKDHKPDLSFVEKATKMVIPQLKPGNLFIIESTSPVGTTEKMSKLIFKERPELKDKIWIAYCPERVLPGSVIYELQQNDRVIGGIDEPSTEAAVNFYGKFVKGNLHKTNSRTAEMCKLVENAFRDVNIAFANELSMICDKAKINVNELIDLACKHPRVRILKPGPGVGGHCIAVDPWFIVSEFPKEAKIIKQARLINNYKKDWVVEKIQIAIKKFLKSTGRQPKVACMGLSYKADIDDLRESPALEIYHELEKAGSHVMAVEPNLRKHAELEITDTLRAVDEADILVFLVAHKEFSSVAIPHGKNVLDFCGVQFKK from the coding sequence ATGCAAGTAACAATTATGGGTTTAGGCTATATCGGTTTGCCAACAGCAGCGCTCATAGCAAGTAAAGGAATATCAGTTCATGGCGTTGATGTAAATAAGTCTGTTGTTGATACTATCAACAAAGGCAAGATTCACATTGTTGAACCTGATCTCGATGGATTAGTACATTTTGCTGTTCTTAAAAAATATTTAACCGCTTCAACAACAGTTAAAGCTTCGGATGTTTTTCTTATTGCAGTTCCTACTCCTTTCAGAAAAGATCATAAACCGGATCTTTCATTTGTAGAGAAAGCAACTAAAATGGTAATACCGCAACTTAAGCCGGGAAATCTTTTTATAATTGAATCTACCAGTCCTGTTGGAACAACGGAAAAAATGTCGAAACTTATCTTTAAGGAACGACCGGAATTGAAAGACAAGATCTGGATTGCATATTGTCCGGAAAGAGTTTTGCCGGGTAGTGTGATCTATGAACTTCAGCAAAATGACAGAGTGATTGGCGGAATTGATGAACCTTCGACTGAAGCTGCAGTAAATTTTTATGGTAAGTTCGTGAAAGGAAATTTGCACAAAACTAATTCACGTACAGCTGAAATGTGTAAGTTGGTTGAAAATGCTTTTCGGGATGTGAATATTGCTTTTGCCAATGAACTTTCGATGATCTGTGATAAGGCAAAGATAAATGTAAATGAATTGATCGATCTTGCCTGTAAACATCCTCGTGTACGGATCCTTAAACCCGGACCCGGAGTTGGTGGACATTGCATCGCCGTTGACCCTTGGTTCATTGTATCGGAGTTTCCAAAGGAAGCAAAAATCATTAAGCAAGCCCGACTGATAAATAATTATAAAAAAGATTGGGTTGTAGAAAAAATTCAAATTGCAATTAAGAAATTTTTGAAATCTACGGGCAGACAGCCGAAAGTTGCTTGTATGGGTCTTTCCTATAAGGCAGATATTGATGATCTGAGAGAATCACCGGCACTTGAGATCTATCACGAATTGGAAAAAGCCGGTAGTCATGTTATGGCAGTTGAACCTAATTTGCGTAAACATGCAGAGTTGGAAATTACTGATACTTTAAGAGCGGTTGACGAAGCAGATATACTTGTTTTTCTTGTTGCGCATAAAGAATTTTCTTCTGTTGCTATTCCACATGGGAAAAATGTTTTGGATTTTTGTGGAGTACAATTTAAAAAGTAA
- a CDS encoding glycosyltransferase has protein sequence MKRPDITFVIGSMRIGGAERATLHLMNGLAAKGLTIELVLLHKTGDFLSKINSGIRIIDLNRRKASQGILAFRKYLELSNPSKLFIVQNHIQIMVLLAVKMCSWKGKIILNEQSTYLQNLKGFKGKVQMVLSKFLFPRADMITVVSEGVGKELAILFPKLKSRIHVINNPVITNEFNQIKNQPVEHPFFESGKKVIVAAGRLTRSKNFDLLIHAFKEVNKHIPAKLIILGDGNQMPHLVKLKKTLGLGDEISLPGFVSDPCRYFSKADLFVLSSDYEGLPGVIIEALGCGCKVVSTDCENGPREILSDEKYGWLSPVGNIQALSEKIQIALKANVDSSMLIQRANDFHEDKIVNDYLILLNTLK, from the coding sequence ATGAAAAGACCTGACATAACATTTGTTATTGGTTCAATGCGTATTGGAGGTGCTGAGCGTGCAACACTTCATCTTATGAATGGCCTTGCTGCAAAAGGATTAACAATTGAACTTGTGCTTTTACATAAGACAGGAGATTTTCTTTCGAAAATTAATTCAGGAATTAGAATTATTGACCTTAACAGAAGAAAAGCTTCTCAGGGAATTCTTGCTTTCAGAAAATATTTGGAATTAAGTAATCCTTCAAAGTTATTTATAGTTCAGAATCATATTCAGATAATGGTTTTACTTGCTGTTAAAATGTGTTCCTGGAAAGGAAAGATCATTTTAAATGAACAAAGCACGTACTTGCAAAATTTGAAAGGCTTTAAAGGGAAGGTTCAAATGGTCCTGAGTAAATTTCTTTTTCCCAGAGCCGATATGATAACTGTTGTTTCAGAAGGAGTAGGGAAAGAACTTGCGATATTATTTCCGAAATTAAAATCCAGAATTCATGTCATAAATAATCCGGTTATAACCAATGAATTTAATCAGATAAAAAATCAACCTGTTGAGCATCCATTTTTTGAAAGTGGAAAAAAAGTTATAGTCGCAGCGGGTAGATTAACGAGAAGTAAGAACTTTGACTTACTGATACACGCTTTTAAAGAAGTGAATAAACATATTCCTGCAAAACTGATCATCTTAGGTGATGGCAATCAGATGCCACATTTAGTAAAACTGAAAAAAACACTGGGGCTTGGAGATGAAATTTCTTTACCTGGATTTGTCAGTGATCCTTGCAGATATTTTTCAAAGGCAGATTTGTTTGTCTTAAGTTCAGATTATGAAGGCTTGCCCGGAGTAATCATCGAAGCTCTTGGTTGTGGATGTAAAGTCGTTAGTACTGATTGCGAAAACGGTCCGAGAGAAATTTTGTCAGATGAAAAATACGGGTGGCTAAGTCCTGTGGGGAATATTCAGGCATTGTCAGAAAAAATTCAAATCGCTTTAAAAGCAAACGTTGATAGTTCAATGTTGATCCAGAGAGCGAATGATTTTCATGAAGACAAGATTGTGAATGATTATTTAATTTTGTTGAACACTTTGAAATGA
- a CDS encoding glycosyltransferase: MPRKRINIITPHFTPENTAASHRMESAARVLSASFDVNVFTLTERGKKARATTEMWNDNLHVHYLYMPDYPKGLYIIRALMEWVYARKLVRFSNTVECDLVLFTSPFMFLLNAVAKLCKCRMIVADIRDIVWHYLPEKNILNRKVKQIVTKSVHASFEKFTAMTVTNQSEKEWLLSNANVRKEKIRVVPNGLSEDKFRFLQTVRYSKPKKDFIISYIGNIGSAQVFIPLIEAIRNKEGVKLNLIGDGNARECIQKYLLEEDVRNVFIPGKLRWARIIPYYQSSSILYSGLKPEFDTAIPSKIYEYLSTGLPILFLGKGATVSLLENFDNIYSLDDYTEEGLKKAIAKIRYDKPANSLPNTLAIGENFIREKISQNFVELAAGILNEKTTSEIFVEDLFK; the protein is encoded by the coding sequence ATGCCAAGAAAACGTATCAATATCATCACTCCGCATTTTACGCCGGAAAACACTGCCGCTTCTCACCGGATGGAAAGTGCTGCCCGTGTACTTTCTGCTAGTTTTGATGTGAATGTTTTTACATTGACTGAAAGAGGAAAGAAAGCCCGCGCAACTACTGAAATGTGGAATGACAATCTGCATGTGCATTATTTATACATGCCGGATTATCCAAAGGGGCTTTATATTATCCGTGCATTGATGGAGTGGGTTTATGCAAGAAAGCTTGTACGGTTTTCAAATACTGTGGAATGTGACCTTGTACTCTTCACTTCCCCTTTTATGTTTCTCTTGAATGCTGTTGCAAAACTATGCAAATGCAGAATGATTGTTGCTGATATCAGGGATATTGTCTGGCATTATCTTCCTGAAAAAAATATACTGAACAGAAAGGTCAAGCAAATAGTAACGAAATCAGTACATGCCAGCTTCGAAAAATTTACTGCAATGACCGTTACAAATCAATCTGAAAAGGAATGGCTTCTGTCGAATGCAAATGTCAGGAAAGAAAAAATAAGGGTTGTTCCAAATGGGTTGTCGGAAGATAAGTTCAGATTCTTGCAAACTGTCCGTTACTCGAAGCCGAAAAAAGATTTTATAATCTCTTACATAGGTAACATAGGCTCAGCCCAGGTTTTTATTCCCTTGATCGAAGCTATCAGGAATAAGGAAGGTGTAAAACTTAATCTGATAGGCGATGGAAATGCCCGTGAGTGTATTCAGAAATATCTTTTAGAAGAGGATGTAAGAAATGTGTTTATTCCGGGTAAGCTCCGCTGGGCACGCATCATTCCTTATTATCAAAGCTCATCGATTTTGTACAGCGGATTAAAACCGGAATTTGATACTGCAATTCCTTCCAAGATCTATGAATATCTTTCAACCGGCCTTCCTATTCTTTTTCTTGGAAAAGGAGCAACCGTTTCTCTTCTTGAGAATTTCGACAACATCTATAGCCTGGATGATTATACTGAAGAAGGGTTGAAAAAAGCGATCGCAAAAATTCGTTATGATAAACCCGCCAATTCACTACCAAATACTTTAGCAATCGGCGAAAATTTTATTCGGGAAAAGATCAGCCAGAATTTTGTTGAATTGGCGGCAGGTATCCTCAATGAAAAAACAACGAGCGAAATTTTTGTGGAAGATCTGTTTAAATGA